The proteins below come from a single Biomphalaria glabrata chromosome 10, xgBioGlab47.1, whole genome shotgun sequence genomic window:
- the LOC129928707 gene encoding uncharacterized protein LOC129928707: protein MARLNKRLAQLKQARMSRKLDLERVTGKSKTLVDLDKSGTSTTSSRSISSSTPSPTRSRSDSSSGHNITAAVEIENVSTEANKSEALASRSKSSKLHLDLNTRSKSKIIDIPKLDVDNLISTTPHTNRTIVEFDQLQALIQPLLCPGCNKSSLKLNSDEKCRKGLSVKLSINCETCRTVVSSNHTSGYSKENKRYSVNNSAVLSSILCGLGSYTFNKLCEHLDIPGMCKKNFLNITKLIYNKGDDIRQALELKTVDLIRRKHAEESGVSINEEDIIDIDVSYDGSWLTRGHTSHIGIGCVVDVLTGYVLDFHIVSTFCLVCQTTGRKIKEKSPSQYSEWFETHKPFCEINYTGSSAMMETHAAEVLWLRSVTKFKLRYTSMLSDGDAKSFKRVTELKPYGDIPIVKEECVNHVGKRMGSALRNLVADCSKKGTSLGGKGHGKLTQNTIKKLTLYYSRAIRKHKNVSDMQKAIMASLYHCLSTDKSPKHQLCPTGSGSWCFYNAAVAKNETPGPHSKLLCTPLNYKLLADHLKPIYKRLSEPALLQRCLLGATQNANESLHSKIWSTCDKKKFSSWNKVTFSVISSIYDFNFGFAASKIMKNILFCKNTFHAHRLGLSRQNQRLSGSAYKKSKVVMRRLQMRKDAKARRELELRDAEGPTYEAGQF from the exons atGGCTAGACTCAACAAAAGGCTAGCTCAATTGAAGCAAGCTCGAATGAGTcgcaaattagatctagaaagagtTACTGGTAAATCTAAGACTCTAGTCGATCTAGATAAATCTGGTACTTCCACaacaagttctagatctatatcttcatCAACACCTAgccctactagatctagatctgattcATCTTCTGGACATAATATTACGGCAGCAGTTGAAATTGAGAATGTGTCTACCGAAGCCAATAAAAGTGAGGCATtggcatctagatctaagtctagtaaaCTTCATTTAGATCTCAATACCAGgagtaaaagtaaaattattgaCATTCCCAAATTAGATGTTGATAATTTAATATCCACCACTCCACACACTAACAGAACAATAGTTGAATTTGACCAACTTCAGGCCCTTATACAGCCTTTACTTTGTCCTGGCTGCAATAAGtcttcattaaaattaaattctgaTGAAAAATGTCGCAAAGGCCTGTCTGTTAAACTTAGCATTAACTGTGAAACATGCAGGACAGTTGTAAGTAGCAACCATACATCAGgttattctaaagaaaataaaagatattcTGTTAACAATTCTGCAGTTCTATCATCAATCTTATGTGGATTAGGTTCCTACACATTTAACAAACTGTGTGAACATTTAGACATACCtggaatgtgtaaaaaaaactttctaaatATTACTAAACTAATTTACAATAAAGGTGATGATATCCGACAGGCCCTAGAACTTAAAACTGTTGACCTTATTCGTCGAAAGCATGCGGAGGAAAGTGGAGTTTCTATAAACGAAGAAGATATCATTGATATTGATGTCTCATATGATGGCTCGTGGCTAACCAGAGGACACACTTCACATATTGGAATTGGATGTGTTGTTGATGTGTTAACAGGATATGTTTTGGATTTCCACATagtttcaacattttgtttggtCTGTCAAACCACTGGCAGAAAGATTAAAGAAAAATCCCCATCACAGTATTCAGAATGGTTTGAAACACACAAGCCTTTTTGTGAAATCAACTACACAG GTTCATCAGCTATGATGGAAACACATGCCGCAGAGGTATTATGGCTGAGGTCAGTTACAAAATTTAAGCTTCGCTACACATCAATGTTATCTGATGGAGATGCTAAATCTTTCAAAAGAGTAACTGAACTTAAACCTTATGGTGACATTCCCATAGTAAAAGAAGAATGTGTCAACCATGTTGGTAAAAGGATGGGATCTGCACTTCGAAATTTAGTTGCTGATTGTAGCAAAAAAGGTACTTCTCTTGGAGGCAAAGGGCATGGTAAACTAACTCAAAACACTATAAAAAAGTTAACACTTTATTACTCTAGAGCCATTAGAAAGCATAAAAATGTTTCTGATATGCAGAAAGCTATAATGGCATCTCTTTATCATTGCTTGTCAACTGACAAATCACCGAAACATCAATTGTGTCCAACTGGATCTGGCTCGTGGTGCTTCTACAATGCTGCTGTTGCTAAAAATGAGACTCCTGGTCCACATAGCAAGCTTCTCTGCACTCCTCTAAATTATAAGCTACTAGCTGACCACTTAAAACCAATATATAAACGCCTCTCCGAGCCAGCCCTCTTACAACGTTGTTTGCTAGGTGCTACCCAAAACGCCAACGAGTCTTTGCATTCCAAGATTTGGAGTACTtgtgataaaaagaaattttcttcTTGGAACAAGGTAACATTTTCAGTGATATCCTCTATTTATGACTTTAACTTTGGATTTGCTGCttcaaaaataatgaaaaatattctGTTCTGCAAAAACACGTTTCATGCCCATCGTCTTGGTTTGAGTCGACAGAATCAACGATTAAGTGGGTCGgcgtataaaaaaagtaaagtggtCATGAGACGACTCCAGATGAGGAAAGATGCAAAAGCTCGAAGGGAACTTGAGTTAAGAGATGCAGAGGGACCTACTTATGAAGCAGGACAgttttag